DNA from Deltaproteobacteria bacterium:
ATCGCCTCCCTTTCATGGAGTGTCAGATCAAATTTCGTTTCAAGGACACGACGGAGCTCTTCCAGGATCTCGGGAGAATAAAACAGGTCAAACTTTTTATCCCGGGCGAGGTCCACCAATCGAGAGGGAATCCCTCCCTTAAAAAGGTGCCCGGAGATATAGACGTTGGTATCAAAGACAACTTTCACTTGCGGGTCTGATGGCGCACCTTGTGGATCAGGGCGACAACATCATCATCGGATTCAATTCCCATCGCACGGGCCTTCGCCTGCATCTTCTGCTCAATCGGCTCAATCTCTTTTCTTTGCAGGTAGTCCCTCAAAGCTTCCTGAATGAGTCGGCTCTTGGTTTGCCCCCGTAACCTGGCAAACTCCCTCAGCTTCTCCTCCATCTCCCGCGGCAGGGAAAGGCTGGTGACAACATTTTCCATATAAAAATATATATGAAATTTAGTAAAAAAAATCAAGCTGATTTTTAAATGGTCAATTCGTAAAAGTGGCAACGACACTATTCGAACTCAGATCAATCACTGACATCGTGTTGGCAGCTATGTTGGTCACATAGAGATAACTTGTTCCATTCAAGGCGGTAAAGGCGGAGAGTCCGAACGGCTCATCTCCTACCTCTATCTTTGTTTCGACTGAGGTATTAGCCAGACTGATGACAGAAATGGTATCGTCTCCCCGATTTGTCACAAACGCCTTATCGATCAGAAAGACAATCTCCTGCGGATTGGTTCCCAAGGAGATCGTCGCCGCTTCTATGGAGCTAATCGTCATCTCTTTCATTGCCTCCGAAGAATCCAAAACAGGGATAGAAGAAAGTGGTATCACACGCAGGAGGGGTAAAGCGGAGGAACTATCAATGATATAAAGGCTCCTCCCCCGCGGGCCATCTCCATCTGGATCAGCGGCCTCTGCCAATAAACCTCGTGGAACACCTACTTGAGTCAGGACATAATCAATCGAAAGATCAGAGGCGTTGACCACATAAACGATCCCCGCCAGATCTGAAACGAAAATCTGATCAGAGGTCACAGCGACTCGTGTGGCCCCTCGCCCCGAAAAAATAGCGGTAGAAAGCACAACTCGAAGAGAGATCGATGTTTGAATGGACGGATCATTGGAATCAAAAGCGACCAGAGATCCTGCATTCGTCGTCACAAACCCACGCCCTGAGGCATCACAACAGGCAATCCCAAACGGATTTTCCCCAATATTAAAACTCTCAACCTGACCAAATGGAGAGACAGCTTCATCCAAGGCAATTCGAAGGAGGGGATCAGCAAGATCGGTTTTATTTTCCGAGGCACGATTGGGTAAAAAAAGCAGTCTCCTCGCCGGATCGAGGTAGGCCTGACCTGAAAAATTGGCCAACGGAATTGGATTCGGACTGACGGCTGTCAGTCTCTGAGGGGCGGCAGGGTTCGAAATATCAAGAACCAAGAGAGAACCGTTTTCGTAACGCAGTTCATTGTTAGAATTAACGAGGTAAGCCCGCTGATTGGCAGGATCGACAGCGACAGAAATCGGCTCAGCGAGATTGGTCCCCAGCTCCTCAAAAAGATCACCGGTGCAACTAATCAACAAGAGTGGCAGAAAAAACCAACGACACTTTTTCATGAGCTTTGTTTCAACACCGCGTGGGCAGCCGCCAGGCGCGCAATCGGAACTCGATACGGTGAACAACTGACATAATTAAATCCCACCTCATGACAAAATTCGACCGAGGACGGATCCCCCCCATGCTCTCCGCAAATTCCCAATTTTAGATCAGGACGAACCTTGCGCCCCTTCTCAACAGCAATCCGGATTAAGCCTCCCACTCCATCACGATCGATCGAAACAAAGGGGTCGGTCGGATAAATCCCTTCTTTGAGATAAAACGGCAAGAAATGGGCGGCGTCATCGCGAGAAATTCCAAACGTGGTCTGGGTAAGATCATTGGTCCCGAACGAAAAGAAGTCGGCGACCTTGGCAATCTCATCTGCCGTCATGGCGGCTCGAGGAAGTTCGATCATCGTCCCGATCAAATATTCCAGTTTACATCTCCTCTCCCTCAAAATTTGATCGCAAATCACTTCCGTCTCTTTTCGCATTCGCATCAGCTCATTCACGTGACCGACCAAAGGGATCATGATCTCCGGAATAACCTTAACCCCCTCCAGAGTCAGCTCTGCCGCCGCCTCCATGGCGGCACGGACTTGCATGCGATAAATCTCTGGATAGGTAATTCCCAAGCGGCACCCTCGATGACCCAGCATCGGATTCAGCTCTCCCAAGGCCTCAACCTTGGTTTTCAATTTTGAAGTAGAAAGGCCCATCACTTTGGCAAGCGCCTCAATCTCCCGATGGGTCTTTGGAAGAAACTCATGCAGCGGTGGGTCCAGAAGTCGGATCGTCACCGGATACCCCTCCATTTCCCGAAGGATTTCCCTAAAATCTCCCTTCTGCATCGGAAGGAGTTTTGCCAACGCCCTCTCACGCGTATCGGTGTTATCGGCAAGGATCATCTCGCGAACCGCCTCGATCCGAACCGGATCAAAAAACATATGCTCGGTCCGGCAGAGACCGATCCCCTCAGCCCCAAACTCACGCGCCACCTTCGTATCATGAGGCGTATCGGCATTGGTACGGACCTTCAGCCTCCGATACTTGTCGGCCCATTTCATTAATGTGGCAAAATCACCGGAGAGTACTGGTTGAACGGTACCGACTTTCCCCAAGATCACCTCTCCTGTGGACCCATCAAGACTGATCCAGTCCCCTTCATGAACTGTCTTCCCACTGGCTCGAAAAAGATTTTCCCCCATCTCAAGGTCGGTACAACCAGCAACACAGCATTTCCCCATCCCTCTCGCAACAACAGCGGCATGGGACGTCATGCCTCCTCTCTCGGTCAAAATCCCCTGGGCCACATGCATCCCATGAATATCTTCAGGGGAGGTCTCGAGCCTGACGAGAATGACCCTTTCCCCCTTCTTGACCCATTCCTCAGCATCATCGGCCGTGAAAACGACGCGCCCAACAGCGGCGCCGGGAGAGGCCGGCAGCCCCTTCGCGATCACCTCTTTTACCGCCTTTGGATCGATCATTGGATGGAGAAGCTGATCCAATTGAGAAGGATTAACCTTCAAGATCGCCTTCTTCTCATCAATCAAACCTTCTCTCACCATCTCAACCGCAATCCGCACAGCTGCCTGCGCCGTCCTTTTCCCCGTCCGGGTCTGAAGCATCCAGACCTTCCCTTTCTGGACCGTAAACTCGATATCCTGCATCTCTAGAAAATGATGCTCCAGCCTCTCCTGAATCTCCATCAGATCGCGATAGGCCTTCGGCATCTTCTTCTCCAATGACTCCGAAGTCTCATTAATCGGTTGAGGGGTTCTGATCCCGGCGACGACATCCTCACCCTGGGCATTGATGAGATATTCTCCGAAAAATTTCTTTTCCCCTGTCGAAGGGTCGCGCGTAAAGGCAACCCCCGTGGCACAATCATCCCCCATATTTCCAAAAACCATCGCCTGCACATTAACCGCCGTCCCCCAATCACCGGGATAACCATAGATACGACGGTAGTCGATCGCTCGACGACTATTCCATGACTTGAAGACGGCACCGATCGCCCCTCTCAATTGAAGCCACGGATCAGACGGAAACTCATGTCCCAATTGTCTCTTGACCAATTCGAGATAGTTCCCAACGACCTCTTCCAGGTCTTTGTGATCGAGCTCGGTATCTAACTTCACCTTTCTCTTCTTTTTTTGATTGGAAAGAACCTCCTCAAACTGGGCATGCTCCAATCCTAAAACGACATTTGAATACATCTGGATAAAGCGCCGGAAGCTATCGTAGGCAAATCGGGAGTTTTTCGTTCGCGTGAGAAGGCCTTGAACCGTTTTCTCATTGAGTCCCAAATTCAGAATCGTATCCATCATCCCCGGCATACTGACCCGCGCACCGGAACGGACCGAGAGAAGGAGCGGATTTTCCGAAGATCCAAATTGAGCCCCCATCACCTCTTCGACCTTCAGCAGGGCCCTCTTCGCTTCCGACTCAAGACTGGAGGGGATTTTCTCTCCCAGCTTGTAATATTCGGCACAAACCTCTGTGGTAATCGTAAATCCCGCAGGGACAGGAATCCCCAAATTCGTCATCTCCGCTAGACCGGCCCCCTTGCCACCCAGAAGCTCCTTCATCTTGCCAGAGCCTTCGGCATGGCCAGCGCCAAAGAAATAGACCTGTTTTGACATTGAGCGGTTAGATAGTCGACCCCCTTTTCAAATTCAACCAAAAAGCAACGATTTGGCGAGGGCAACTTTCTTTAAAAAAGACACGATCTCGGATCGGCATATGGTGGTGTTTGGGGAGATTTAAAACTTTTCCCTAAGATAACTCTCGACTTGATCAATCGAGATCCGGTCTTGCTTCATCGAGTCCCGATCGCGAACGGTGACCTTCTTGTCATTCTCGGATTCAAAATCATACGTGATACAGAACGGAGTCCCGATCTCATCCTGACGCCGGTACCGTTTTCCGATCGAACCGGTGTCGTCATACTCAACAATCCACTTCTTGCGAAGCACCTCCTCGATACGATGCGCCCCGCCCTGAAGTACTTCTTTTCTAGAAAGCGGAAACAGCGCCACCTGAACCGGGGCCAGGTGGTACGGGAGTCTTAACACCGTCTCGATCTCCTTCACGCTCTCTGTCGTCATCGTCCGCCCCCCTTCCACCTCATGATACGCATTCAAAAGCGATATCAGGACGGTCCGCGTCAGACCGAAGGTCGGCTCGATCACATGTGGAAAGAATTTCTCGTTGGTTAAAAGATCAATGTAGCGGAGATCCTTCCCCGATTTTTCGGAGTGATTCCGAAGGTCATAATCGGTCCGATAGGCAAGTCCGAAAAGCTCCTTCCACCCCATCGGGGTCTCATACTCGATATCAACTGTGCGGGTGGAATAATGAGAAAGCTCCTCTTTTGAATGTTCTCGAACGCGAAGCTTTTCCTTGGAAAACCCCAGCTCCCGCGTCCACTCCCACATCTCACCCAGCCAATACTCAAACCATTTCTCCCATTCCTTCGGGTTCACAAAGTACTCAAACTCCTGCAGATCAAACTCCAACGTGCGGAAGGTGAAATTTCCGGGGGTGATCTCGTTCCGAAAGACACGTCCCGAGGCGGCAATCCCGAATGGAAGCCGCATCCGACTCGACTCAACGACACTCTTGAAATTCACAAACATCCCCTGCGCCATCTCGCCACGAAGATAAACGACCGATTGTTCCCCCTCCAGAACCCCAAGAAAGGTCTTGAAAAGAAGATTAAAGACACGAGACGGAGTAAAGTTGCGTGTCCCACAGTGCGGACAGGCGACCTTGCTGCTTACAAGCATCTCATCAAGCTCTTTCAGAGATTTTCCTTCTACCTTTGCTGCGGAATCTTTTTCCTGAATCAGATGATCGGCCCGCCAGCGATGCTTGCATTGCTTGCAATCAACCTGGGCGTCATTGAAGTTCGCCACATGCCCGGAGGCCTCCCAGACCTTTGGATTCATGAAGATCGCCGGGTCGATACCGACGATATCGGACCGGGAGGCGACAAATCGTCGCCACCAGGCCTGCTCAATGTTCCGTTTGAGCTGAGAACCAAGCGGACCGTAATCCCAGGAGTTCGAGAGCCCCCCATAAATCTCGGAACCGGGAAAGACAAACCCTCGTCGTTTGCAGAGGGAGACGATCTTTTCCATAGTAACAGACATTTATTCAGAGTTATAAAATGAGAAGGCGGTTTGCAAGACTTGCTTTTTCAAAACCCTCTCCTATAATTCCCCCATGCGTTTACTTTTTTCTCTTCTAACAAGTCTCATTTTTATCATCTCCTGCCAATCTGAAGACTCCAGCTCCTTCCTGGAGAAAAAAACCAGAAAAAAAATTATCCCGATTGAAACACTGATGATTACAAAAAAAGAGATCCCGCTCACCGTCCAGGAAAAGGGACAAGCAGAGGCCCCCGATCGATTCGAACTTGCCGCTCCAGAAGGAGGAGGAAAGGTCGCACAGATCTTTGTGGAAATAGGACAAACTGTTGCCGAAGGTGATCCTCTGATCCGTTTTGACGACGAAGAACTAAAGCTCAAACTCGATCTTGCCAGATCCCAGATTGACGAGGCGGAAGCAGGGCTTGAAGACGCGCGTTACAAGGAAAGAAACCGCCAGAGGCTTTTGGAGGCGCTGTCATTGACTGAGGCCGAATCGGAGGGGCTCGAGGAAAAGATTGCCCATTTCGAGGCCCAGCTGAACCGTGCCAAGAACGAAGTCGAGCTGTTCGAGAAACAACTCCAGAATATTCAGGTTACCAGCCCTATCTCGGGAATCGTGACAAAACGGAGTGTCACGGTCGGGACACCTGTGGAGAAAGCAGAAAAGCTCCTTGAGGTGATTCGAATCAGCCCGATCTGGTTTACCTTCTCTGTCCCGCTGGAAGTGGTCGGGGCCTTTGAAAAAGGGAACCTCGTCACCATCCGGATCCCTGAGCTTGAAAATCGGGAGCTATCGGGTGAGGTCCTTGTCGTCGGTGCGGAGGCCTCGACAGAAGGGCGCGTTCAGATCAAGCTTTCGATTCCAAACGAAAACATCCTTTTAAAGTCAGGGATGGGTGGTGAGGTGGTTCATCGTACCTCGCTGAAAAAGACGATTATGACTATCCCGGAAAAGGCCTTGATTCGGACCGAACGATCGACCTACGTCTACAAGGTCATTGGAGAGCGGGTCAAGAAAGCGGCTGTGAAGATTGAAGAGGGACAAAACAACGAGGTCACCCTAACGCGGGGGCTCTCCGAAGGAGACTTGATCGCGATCTCCAATATTGAAGAGTTGAAGAATGGGGCGATGGTCGAAATCACAACAGCATCCCGTGAATAAAACATTTTTCTTCATCCTTCTATTTTTTTCTCTTTGCTTGCCTCTTGAAACGCTTGCTTGGAAACCACTCCAAAAAGGATGGGATTATCAGCAAGAAGGATCTCGGATCCATCTTTTCCAAATTGATCCTCGGGAATATCGCTTCGATCTCTTGGTCGCTCGTGACAATAACACACCCACATTAGCGGCCAAAACTTATCGAGAAAAAAGTGGTGCCCTTCTGGTCGTTAATGGAGGTTTCTTCGATGAAAACTTCCGTTCTCTCGGTCTCCTGGTCAAAAAGGGGAAAATACTTAATCCGCTGCGGAATTCCGAATGGGGAATCTTCCAGATCCGGGATAAAACCCCCTCCGTGATTCATCGTCGTGATTGGAACCCGGAAAAAGTGGAGATAGCGATTCAGGTCGGTCCAAGACTTGTGATTGATGGTCGAATCCCTTCATTTAAACCAGAGGAAGAACCTCACCGAAGGTCTGCGATCGGCGTGACGAAAGAGGGCAAAATTCTGATCGCGATCGCCGATGAACCGATCGAGATGAAGAAGTGGGCCGAGCTGATCCAGAGATACGCCCCCTTTGCGATGAATCTCGACGGAGGAGGTTCTTCGCAAATTTCTGTTCGATTGAAAGATCTTTCGCTGGAATTGATCGGAACGACCGCTATTCCAAATGCCGTGGCAGTGTTCCCTTAACCACTCATCGAATCAAGAAAGTCCTTATTCGTCTTTGTGTTTTGCATCTTGTCGGTCAGGAATTCCATTGCATCGATGACATTGAGGGGGGCCAGAACCTTTCGGAGGATCCAGACACGGTTCAAGACATCAGGTTCTAAAAGAAGCTCTTCTTTACGAGTTCCGGATCGGTTCACATCCATGCAGGGGAAAATCCTCTTTTCCATGAGCTTCCGCTCGAGATGAATCTCGGCATTGCCGGTCCCCTTAAACTCCTCAAAAATAACCTCATCCATCCGGCTTCCCGTATCAATCAAGGCGGTCGCAATAATCGTGAGGCTACCCCCCTCTTCAATATTCCGGGCCGCCCCAAAGAAGCGCTTCGGTTTGTGGAGGGCATTGGAATCAACACCTCCCGAAAGAATCTTTCCGGAAGGCGGAACGACGGTGTTGTAGGCACGCGCAAGCCGAGTGATCGAATCGAGTAAAATCACGACATCTTTTTTGTGTTCGACAAGACGCTTCGCCTTCTCAATAACCATCTCCGCCACCTGAACGTGCCGGGCAGCCGGCTCATCAAATGTCGAAGAGACAACATCCCCTTTGACCGATCGCTGCATGTCGGTCACCTCTTCCGGCCGCTCATCGATCAAAAGGACAATCAAGACCACATCGGGATGATTTGCCGTGATCGCATTGGCGATATTCTGCATCATCATCGTCTTGCCGGTACGCGGCGCCGCAACAATTAAGGCCCTCTGACCCTTCCCTATCGGACTCAGCAAATCAATCACGCGTGTCGTATAATTCTTCGGGGCATATTCAAGATGGAGTCTCTGATTCGGGTAGAGGGGAGTCAGATTATCAAAAAGGATTTTTTCTCGAGCCACCTCGGGCGATTCAAAATTAACCGATTGAACCTTGATCAAGGCAAAATAACGTTCCGAATCCTTCGGCGGCCGAATTTGGCCGGTCACCGTATCACCGGTCCTCAAGGCGAATTTTCGGATTTGCGAGGGAGAGACATAAATATCATCCGGTCCCGGCAAGTAATTATAATCAGAGGCCCGCAGGAAACCAAAACCATCGGGAAGTATCTCCAGAATCCCATCACCGAAGATCATTCCATTCTGATTTGCCTGGGCATTGAGGAGGGCAAATATCAACTCCTGTCGACGCATCCCCGCCGCCCCTTCAATATTGAAGCTATGGGCCATCTCGACCAGCTCACTGATTTTTTTCTTCTTCAGGTCGCTCAAATACATGACCTGCCCCTGAATATCTTCAGGGGAGATGGTATCTTGTGGGTCTAAAGCAGGCATAGGGGCTCCATTGGCAGGGGGGTCCAAACTATGGTCAGGCCGAAAGGCCTCACGCGGTCGATTTCTTCTGGGACGATTCATTTTTTAAAAGGCTTTTGGCTAATGAGGAAATCCTTGTTGTTTCTGATGAGTTTTTTTCTGAAAATTTTCTGAACTGGAGGCATTATCTAGAAAAGGGGTTCCCCTGTCAAGTGGTGTTTCTTGCTTTCTTCATATCCTTAATGTTAACTCACGCGGATCAAACGAGGAGCAAACATGGCAAAAAAGAAATGGA
Protein-coding regions in this window:
- the rho gene encoding transcription termination factor Rho, which translates into the protein MYLSDLKKKKISELVEMAHSFNIEGAAGMRRQELIFALLNAQANQNGMIFGDGILEILPDGFGFLRASDYNYLPGPDDIYVSPSQIRKFALRTGDTVTGQIRPPKDSERYFALIKVQSVNFESPEVAREKILFDNLTPLYPNQRLHLEYAPKNYTTRVIDLLSPIGKGQRALIVAAPRTGKTMMMQNIANAITANHPDVVLIVLLIDERPEEVTDMQRSVKGDVVSSTFDEPAARHVQVAEMVIEKAKRLVEHKKDVVILLDSITRLARAYNTVVPPSGKILSGGVDSNALHKPKRFFGAARNIEEGGSLTIIATALIDTGSRMDEVIFEEFKGTGNAEIHLERKLMEKRIFPCMDVNRSGTRKEELLLEPDVLNRVWILRKVLAPLNVIDAMEFLTDKMQNTKTNKDFLDSMSG
- a CDS encoding glycine--tRNA ligase; translation: MSVTMEKIVSLCKRRGFVFPGSEIYGGLSNSWDYGPLGSQLKRNIEQAWWRRFVASRSDIVGIDPAIFMNPKVWEASGHVANFNDAQVDCKQCKHRWRADHLIQEKDSAAKVEGKSLKELDEMLVSSKVACPHCGTRNFTPSRVFNLLFKTFLGVLEGEQSVVYLRGEMAQGMFVNFKSVVESSRMRLPFGIAASGRVFRNEITPGNFTFRTLEFDLQEFEYFVNPKEWEKWFEYWLGEMWEWTRELGFSKEKLRVREHSKEELSHYSTRTVDIEYETPMGWKELFGLAYRTDYDLRNHSEKSGKDLRYIDLLTNEKFFPHVIEPTFGLTRTVLISLLNAYHEVEGGRTMTTESVKEIETVLRLPYHLAPVQVALFPLSRKEVLQGGAHRIEEVLRKKWIVEYDDTGSIGKRYRRQDEIGTPFCITYDFESENDKKVTVRDRDSMKQDRISIDQVESYLREKF
- a CDS encoding pyruvate, phosphate dikinase; protein product: MSKQVYFFGAGHAEGSGKMKELLGGKGAGLAEMTNLGIPVPAGFTITTEVCAEYYKLGEKIPSSLESEAKRALLKVEEVMGAQFGSSENPLLLSVRSGARVSMPGMMDTILNLGLNEKTVQGLLTRTKNSRFAYDSFRRFIQMYSNVVLGLEHAQFEEVLSNQKKKRKVKLDTELDHKDLEEVVGNYLELVKRQLGHEFPSDPWLQLRGAIGAVFKSWNSRRAIDYRRIYGYPGDWGTAVNVQAMVFGNMGDDCATGVAFTRDPSTGEKKFFGEYLINAQGEDVVAGIRTPQPINETSESLEKKMPKAYRDLMEIQERLEHHFLEMQDIEFTVQKGKVWMLQTRTGKRTAQAAVRIAVEMVREGLIDEKKAILKVNPSQLDQLLHPMIDPKAVKEVIAKGLPASPGAAVGRVVFTADDAEEWVKKGERVILVRLETSPEDIHGMHVAQGILTERGGMTSHAAVVARGMGKCCVAGCTDLEMGENLFRASGKTVHEGDWISLDGSTGEVILGKVGTVQPVLSGDFATLMKWADKYRRLKVRTNADTPHDTKVAREFGAEGIGLCRTEHMFFDPVRIEAVREMILADNTDTRERALAKLLPMQKGDFREILREMEGYPVTIRLLDPPLHEFLPKTHREIEALAKVMGLSTSKLKTKVEALGELNPMLGHRGCRLGITYPEIYRMQVRAAMEAAAELTLEGVKVIPEIMIPLVGHVNELMRMRKETEVICDQILRERRCKLEYLIGTMIELPRAAMTADEIAKVADFFSFGTNDLTQTTFGISRDDAAHFLPFYLKEGIYPTDPFVSIDRDGVGGLIRIAVEKGRKVRPDLKLGICGEHGGDPSSVEFCHEVGFNYVSCSPYRVPIARLAAAHAVLKQSS
- a CDS encoding efflux RND transporter periplasmic adaptor subunit; translated protein: MRLLFSLLTSLIFIISCQSEDSSSFLEKKTRKKIIPIETLMITKKEIPLTVQEKGQAEAPDRFELAAPEGGGKVAQIFVEIGQTVAEGDPLIRFDDEELKLKLDLARSQIDEAEAGLEDARYKERNRQRLLEALSLTEAESEGLEEKIAHFEAQLNRAKNEVELFEKQLQNIQVTSPISGIVTKRSVTVGTPVEKAEKLLEVIRISPIWFTFSVPLEVVGAFEKGNLVTIRIPELENRELSGEVLVVGAEASTEGRVQIKLSIPNENILLKSGMGGEVVHRTSLKKTIMTIPEKALIRTERSTYVYKVIGERVKKAAVKIEEGQNNEVTLTRGLSEGDLIAISNIEELKNGAMVEITTASRE
- a CDS encoding phosphodiester glycosidase family protein, whose translation is MNKTFFFILLFFSLCLPLETLAWKPLQKGWDYQQEGSRIHLFQIDPREYRFDLLVARDNNTPTLAAKTYREKSGALLVVNGGFFDENFRSLGLLVKKGKILNPLRNSEWGIFQIRDKTPSVIHRRDWNPEKVEIAIQVGPRLVIDGRIPSFKPEEEPHRRSAIGVTKEGKILIAIADEPIEMKKWAELIQRYAPFAMNLDGGGSSQISVRLKDLSLELIGTTAIPNAVAVFP
- a CDS encoding ribbon-helix-helix protein, CopG family, which produces MENVVTSLSLPREMEEKLREFARLRGQTKSRLIQEALRDYLQRKEIEPIEQKMQAKARAMGIESDDDVVALIHKVRHQTRK